Proteins encoded by one window of Glycine soja cultivar W05 chromosome 15, ASM419377v2, whole genome shotgun sequence:
- the LOC114387071 gene encoding kinesin-like protein KIN-1 isoform X2 has translation MEGPGILECEEQNKGLLPRVVEGLFDSINSLDEEKTYSIKLSMVEIYMEKVRDLFDLSKDNIQIKEIKSRGIILPGVTEITVLDPAEALQSLSRGIANRAVGETQMNVASSRSHCIYIFTIQQEFLSRDKRTRFGKLILVDLAGSEKVEKTGAEGRVLEEAKTINKSLSALGNVINSLTCGLPGKASHIPYRDSKLTRILQDALGGNARTALLCCCSPSAFNASESLSTLRFGARAKHIKESPRVNFSEEKCDTSSSAASPSRDESSARILNKLRGNLKVEDVKLLEELLIQEGILFEPPSVEEESDIEDLTLQIISSLQAAMEKLTAAVDELKRENRILRANVDASTESLFYKGANNGSIFQNMILRIPTFFFRWLGYTSSPTGWQ, from the exons ATGGAG GGACCTGGAATACTTGAATGTGAAGAACAGAACAAGGGGCTTCTTCCAAGAGTTGTAGAAGGACTTTTTGATTCCATAAATTCTTTGGATGAAGAGAAGACATATTCAATTAAATTGTCAATG GTTGAAATCTACATGGAAAAAGTAAG GGACTTATTTGATTTATCAAAAgataatatacaaattaagGAGATTAAATCACGAGGAATAATTCTACCTGGGGTTACAGAG ATCACTGTACTGGACCCAGCTGAAGCATTGCAAAGTCTATCC AGGGGAATAGCTAATCGGGCAGTTGGTGAGACCC AAATGAACGTGGCCAGCAGCAGAAGTCACTgcatttatatattcacaattcAGCAAGAATTTTTGTCCAGAGATAAAAG GACGAGGTTCGGGAAACTAATTCTAGTGGACTTGGCTGGGTCAGAGAAGGTGGAGAAAACAGGCGCTGAGGGAAGAGTTCTAGAAGAAGCTAAGACCATAAACAAATCCTTGTCTGCACTTGGGAATGTAATCAATTCTCTTACGTGTGGTTTGCCAGGAAAAGCAAGCCATATCCCTTATCGTGATTCCAAACTCACTCGAATTCTTCAGGATGCACTT GGAGGAAATGCTAGAACTGCACTACTCTGTTGTTGCTCCCCCAGCGCTTTTAATGCATCCGAGAGTCTGTCCACACTTCGTTTTGGTGCAAG GGCGAAACATATAAAGGAGTCGCCTCGTGTCAATTTCAGTGAAGAAAAATGTGACACAAGTTCCAGTGCTGCTTCTCCATCTAGAGATGAGTCAAGTGCTAGAATTTTGAACAAG TTGAGGGGAAACTTGAAAGTTGAAGATGTGAAGTTACTAGAGGAATTGTTAATACAAGAGGGCATTCTCTTTGAACCTCCATCAGTAGAAGAGGAGTCAGACATAGAAGACCTTACCTTGCAGATAATATCCTCATTACAAGCAGCTATGGAGAAGCTCACAGCTGCTGTTGACGAG CTGAAAAGGGAGAATAGAATTCTCAGGGCCAATGTTGATGCCTCCACGGAGTCTCTGTTCTACAAGGGAGCAAATAATGGTtcgatttttcaaaatatgattttgcGTATCCCTACTTTCTTCTTTCGCTGGTTGGGTTACACTTCTTCTCCAACAGGATGGCAGTAA
- the LOC114387071 gene encoding kinesin-like protein KIN-1 isoform X1, protein MSNITVCARFRPSNSKEKQNGNDSGCIRNIDSETFIFKDEKDEEFVFSFDRVFYEKSEQSDVYQFLALPIVRDVVVDAFNGTIITYGQTGAGKTYSMEGPGILECEEQNKGLLPRVVEGLFDSINSLDEEKTYSIKLSMVEIYMEKVRDLFDLSKDNIQIKEIKSRGIILPGVTEITVLDPAEALQSLSRGIANRAVGETQMNVASSRSHCIYIFTIQQEFLSRDKRTRFGKLILVDLAGSEKVEKTGAEGRVLEEAKTINKSLSALGNVINSLTCGLPGKASHIPYRDSKLTRILQDALGGNARTALLCCCSPSAFNASESLSTLRFGARAKHIKESPRVNFSEEKCDTSSSAASPSRDESSARILNKLRGNLKVEDVKLLEELLIQEGILFEPPSVEEESDIEDLTLQIISSLQAAMEKLTAAVDELKRENRILRANVDASTESLFYKGANNGSIFQNMILRIPTFFFRWLGYTSSPTGWQ, encoded by the exons ATGTCGAATATTACTGTGTGCGCGCGCTTTAGGCCTTCGAATTCGAAAGAGAAGCAAAATGGCAACGACTCTGGCTGCATTCGGAACATAGACTCCGAAACTTTCATTTTCAAG GACGAGAAGGATGAAGAATTTGTGTTTAGCTTTGATAGAGTGTTCTATGAAAAATCCGAGCAATCTGATGTCTATCAATTCCTAGCTCTTCCCATCGTTAGAG atgttgttgttgatgcATTCAATGGGACAATTATCACTTATGGCCAA ACTGGAGCTGGGAAGACATATAGTATGGAG GGACCTGGAATACTTGAATGTGAAGAACAGAACAAGGGGCTTCTTCCAAGAGTTGTAGAAGGACTTTTTGATTCCATAAATTCTTTGGATGAAGAGAAGACATATTCAATTAAATTGTCAATG GTTGAAATCTACATGGAAAAAGTAAG GGACTTATTTGATTTATCAAAAgataatatacaaattaagGAGATTAAATCACGAGGAATAATTCTACCTGGGGTTACAGAG ATCACTGTACTGGACCCAGCTGAAGCATTGCAAAGTCTATCC AGGGGAATAGCTAATCGGGCAGTTGGTGAGACCC AAATGAACGTGGCCAGCAGCAGAAGTCACTgcatttatatattcacaattcAGCAAGAATTTTTGTCCAGAGATAAAAG GACGAGGTTCGGGAAACTAATTCTAGTGGACTTGGCTGGGTCAGAGAAGGTGGAGAAAACAGGCGCTGAGGGAAGAGTTCTAGAAGAAGCTAAGACCATAAACAAATCCTTGTCTGCACTTGGGAATGTAATCAATTCTCTTACGTGTGGTTTGCCAGGAAAAGCAAGCCATATCCCTTATCGTGATTCCAAACTCACTCGAATTCTTCAGGATGCACTT GGAGGAAATGCTAGAACTGCACTACTCTGTTGTTGCTCCCCCAGCGCTTTTAATGCATCCGAGAGTCTGTCCACACTTCGTTTTGGTGCAAG GGCGAAACATATAAAGGAGTCGCCTCGTGTCAATTTCAGTGAAGAAAAATGTGACACAAGTTCCAGTGCTGCTTCTCCATCTAGAGATGAGTCAAGTGCTAGAATTTTGAACAAG TTGAGGGGAAACTTGAAAGTTGAAGATGTGAAGTTACTAGAGGAATTGTTAATACAAGAGGGCATTCTCTTTGAACCTCCATCAGTAGAAGAGGAGTCAGACATAGAAGACCTTACCTTGCAGATAATATCCTCATTACAAGCAGCTATGGAGAAGCTCACAGCTGCTGTTGACGAG CTGAAAAGGGAGAATAGAATTCTCAGGGCCAATGTTGATGCCTCCACGGAGTCTCTGTTCTACAAGGGAGCAAATAATGGTtcgatttttcaaaatatgattttgcGTATCCCTACTTTCTTCTTTCGCTGGTTGGGTTACACTTCTTCTCCAACAGGATGGCAGTAA